One window of the Sciurus carolinensis unplaced genomic scaffold, mSciCar1.2, whole genome shotgun sequence genome contains the following:
- the LOC124974417 gene encoding polyubiquitin-B-like, producing MQIFMKTLTCTTITLRMHLSDTIEYVKAKIPELKDSSLPDFNIQGSTLHLVLHLRGGMLIFMKILTGMNFTLEVEPSETIENVKVEPIDTIGNVKLEDWFTLPAYNIQKESTLHLVLNLRGAMQISMKTLIGMTIILEVDNNDSRG from the exons atgcagatattCATGAAAACCCTGACTTGCACGACCATCACCCTGAGGATGCACCTCAGTGACACCATTGAGTATGTAAAGGCAAAGATCCCAG AGTTGAAAGACAGTAGCCTGCCAGATTTCAACATCCAGGGGTCTACCCTGCACTtggtgctgcatctcagaggtgggatgctgATCTTCATGAAGATCCTGACTGGCATGAACTTTACCCtagaggtggagcccagtgaaaccattgagaatgtcaag GTGGAGCCCATTGACACCATTGGGAATGTCAAG CTAGAAGACTGGTTCACCTTGCCTGCCTACAACATCCAgaaggagtccaccctgcacctggtgctgAACCTCAGAGGTGCGATGCAGATCTCCATGAAGACCCTGATTGGAATGACCATAATATTGGAGGTGGACAACAATGACAGCAGAGGTTGA